A genome region from Methylobacterium sp. FF17 includes the following:
- a CDS encoding IS701 family transposase has product MDRLNSPLAADQLRFARYLEALSGVLGHADRIAPLKAYCTGLLLPGARKSIEPMAARIAPARVQATHQALHHFVAKGEWSDSALLARVRSEVLPTIESQGPIQAWIVDDTGFPKKGRHSVGVGRQYCGQIGKQDNCQIAVTLSVANAQASLPVAYRLYLPEAWALDAERRGKAAVPEEIGFRTKPEIALDQIRAALADGVPAGLVLADAGYGIDTAFRTALTALGLRYSLGVQSSTSLWAPGSAPLPPKPWSGRGRPPTRVRRSLEHKPLSAETLARSLPETAWQRITWRVGTNGLLTSRFAAVRARPAHRDELRHEPRPEEWFLIEWPEGEDAPTKYWLSTLPPETPLAELVSRTKLRWRIERDYQELKQEIGLGHYEGRSWRGFHHHASLCIADYGFPVSERGRFPPSGPEIIERQALAIPAGYKPRGAPDPARATRA; this is encoded by the coding sequence ATGGATCGCTTGAACTCCCCGCTGGCTGCTGACCAGCTTCGTTTTGCAAGATATCTGGAGGCTTTGTCAGGCGTCCTCGGCCATGCCGATCGGATTGCGCCGCTGAAGGCCTACTGCACGGGCCTCCTCCTGCCGGGTGCTCGCAAGAGCATCGAGCCGATGGCGGCCCGGATCGCGCCGGCGCGTGTCCAAGCCACCCATCAGGCGCTGCATCACTTCGTGGCCAAGGGCGAATGGTCGGACAGCGCTTTGCTGGCCCGAGTCCGCAGCGAGGTTCTTCCTACGATCGAAAGCCAGGGCCCGATCCAGGCCTGGATCGTCGATGATACGGGCTTTCCCAAGAAGGGCCGCCATTCAGTTGGAGTGGGACGGCAATACTGCGGCCAGATCGGCAAACAGGACAACTGCCAGATCGCCGTGACGCTCTCTGTGGCCAACGCCCAGGCCAGCCTGCCGGTGGCCTATCGCCTCTACCTGCCGGAAGCCTGGGCCTTGGATGCCGAGCGGCGCGGCAAGGCCGCCGTGCCCGAGGAGATCGGCTTCCGGACCAAGCCAGAGATTGCGCTGGATCAGATCCGGGCGGCCTTGGCCGATGGGGTGCCGGCCGGCCTGGTTCTGGCTGATGCCGGATACGGGATCGACACGGCCTTCCGTACGGCGCTGACGGCTTTGGGCTTGCGCTACAGTCTGGGCGTTCAGTCCTCGACGAGCCTGTGGGCCCCAGGATCCGCACCGCTGCCGCCTAAACCCTGGAGCGGACGCGGGCGCCCACCCACCCGGGTACGACGGAGCCTCGAGCACAAGCCACTCTCGGCGGAGACGCTGGCCCGGTCTCTGCCGGAGACTGCCTGGCAGCGGATCACGTGGCGCGTTGGCACGAACGGTCTACTGACCTCGCGCTTTGCGGCCGTGCGGGCGCGCCCGGCACATCGGGATGAACTGCGACACGAGCCGCGTCCCGAGGAGTGGTTCCTGATCGAGTGGCCGGAGGGCGAGGATGCGCCGACCAAGTACTGGCTCTCGACCCTGCCGCCAGAGACGCCCCTGGCCGAGTTGGTCAGCCGGACGAAACTGCGCTGGCGCATCGAGCGGGACTACCAGGAACTCAAACAGGAAATCGGGCTCGGCCACTACGAGGGGCGAAGCTGGCGCGGCTTCCATCATCACGCCAGCTTGTGCATCGCGGACTACGGGTTCCCGGTCTCCGAGCGAGGCCGTTTTCCCCCCTCAGGACCAGAGATCATCGAGCGGCAAGCGCTTGCCATACCCGCCGGTTACAAACCCCGTGGTGCTCCCGATCCGGCCCGAGCGACACGTGCCTGA